Proteins found in one Herbiconiux sp. A18JL235 genomic segment:
- a CDS encoding DUF3263 domain-containing protein, whose protein sequence is MLTDNDRIILDFERRWIDRPEGAREKAIRRTFGWSHARYLQRLNQLLDTQAIAADPQLVYRLCGRIEARRATEVRRLLDRST, encoded by the coding sequence ATGCTTACCGACAACGACCGCATCATTCTGGACTTCGAACGCAGATGGATCGACCGCCCCGAGGGCGCCCGAGAGAAGGCCATCCGCCGCACCTTCGGATGGAGTCACGCCCGATACCTGCAGCGACTCAACCAGCTGCTCGACACCCAGGCCATCGCGGCGGACCCGCAGCTCGTGTATCGGTTATGCGGGCGCATCGAGGCCCGGAGAGCGACGGAGGTCCGGCGCCTGCTGGACCGCTCGACGTGA
- a CDS encoding SIMPL domain-containing protein (The SIMPL domain is named for its presence in mouse protein SIMPL (signalling molecule that associates with mouse pelle-like kinase). Bacterial member BP26, from Brucella, was shown to assemble into a channel-like structure, while YggE from E. coli has been associated with resistance to oxidative stress.) has protein sequence MPDTIITVSGSNEQRHNPELAVVRIGVGFEGSKRDSVLAATRAAHESLTGSLESLRDEDHGPVRVWHSEDIRVWGQRPWSQDGTRLPVEFHSAVFVDAEFDDFEALSEWIDVVAVREGIAVDGITWSLAPETDAVVRAEARRAAVADAVAKAEDYAAALGLDEISPVSIADAGLLDDTGSSGGAPAPRAMALMAKSAPTPGGMELRPAAIVVEAVVHARFAAARATTESSTSADATTASE, from the coding sequence ATGCCAGACACGATCATCACCGTCTCCGGGTCGAACGAGCAGCGCCACAACCCCGAGCTCGCGGTGGTGCGCATCGGGGTGGGCTTCGAGGGCTCGAAGCGCGACAGCGTGCTGGCTGCCACCCGCGCCGCCCACGAATCGCTCACCGGCTCGCTCGAGAGCCTCCGCGACGAAGACCACGGGCCCGTGCGGGTCTGGCACTCCGAAGACATCAGGGTGTGGGGCCAGCGCCCGTGGAGTCAGGACGGCACGCGTCTCCCGGTCGAGTTCCACAGCGCCGTCTTCGTCGACGCCGAGTTCGACGATTTCGAGGCGCTCTCGGAGTGGATCGACGTGGTGGCCGTGCGCGAGGGCATCGCCGTCGACGGCATCACGTGGTCGCTCGCCCCAGAGACCGACGCCGTGGTGCGGGCCGAGGCCCGTCGCGCCGCGGTGGCCGACGCCGTCGCGAAGGCGGAGGACTACGCCGCAGCGCTCGGGCTCGACGAGATCTCGCCCGTGTCGATCGCCGACGCGGGCCTGCTCGACGACACGGGGTCGAGCGGCGGAGCACCCGCGCCCCGCGCCATGGCACTCATGGCCAAGAGTGCGCCGACCCCCGGCGGCATGGAACTGCGCCCGGCGGCGATCGTGGTGGAGGCGGTGGTGCACGCCCGCTTCGCGGCGGCCCGCGCAACGACCGAGTCCTCCACGAGTGCCGACGCCACCACGGCGAGCGAGTGA
- a CDS encoding helix-turn-helix transcriptional regulator, with translation MRRMMSPDELAEYVGVAKQTLANWRVMKVGPTLFKIGRLVRYWEADVDQWLASGGGATSESE, from the coding sequence ATGAGACGAATGATGTCGCCCGACGAGCTCGCCGAGTATGTCGGGGTTGCGAAGCAGACGCTCGCGAACTGGCGCGTCATGAAGGTCGGCCCCACCTTGTTCAAGATCGGCCGACTCGTCCGCTACTGGGAGGCCGACGTCGACCAATGGCTCGCCTCCGGAGGGGGTGCTACATCGGAGTCCGAGTGA